CAGCTATTAGAATACATATTTTGCTGAGTGGGGATATTCCCAAAGAAATCCCTTATCACTGCTTCCACATTGTTTTGACCTGATTATTGTGATTGTGGGTTAAGGGAGAAGACCCATTTCTTCGTTTTCCATGTTGAAAATTTTCTATAAATTCTCAGTAAATCGTTCCACATTCTGTCACTTACCCATAAAAGCAGGGTTAGGTTATTAAAAATCCGTGAAGCGTTACGAACCCTTATTCCCAGCTTCATGTTGGTttactctgtctgtcactctgcaGGGTCTGATGCCAGTGTTGTCTGTTATTTTCTCATAAATATTATCTCATACAGACAATATTCAGATTTCTGTAACAGTTCAAGCTTCTTTATTTGTCACCTACATATCACATCCAGGTGAAACGATTTTCCTTTGATACTCGTGCAACAACAAACGGGAGCAACCAAGAACTACGGCCATACTCCCACACAATAAATATAGAAATTTCAATAGACATATATACTATAgtactatagactctaactcTAACTATAGTGTGCAAATAATTCTCTtgatattctatatatatatatatatatatatatatatatatatatatatatatatatatatatatatatatatatatatatgtatctatatatctatctatctatctatctatatatatgtatgtatgtatgtatataaaatatctcCGAActcatttttttatgtgtaaTAGTCGATATTTTCTTAATCAACAATACAGAAAGGAATTAAATCAgccctcttctttttttttttcttttttttttttttttttacaaataatgtcagaataataattaaatttcagTCTTAATACAATACCTGTCTTCAGCTCCTCGACAGCCACTGACATTATTTTTGATTTTCCACTTTCCTCCTTGCTCTGTGTTAATATGCCCCCTGGAGCTTTCTGCTGCACTCCATTGACTCCTGAGTGAAGGCTGAAGCTTATGAGGGGAAGAAAATCACAGCAGTCTCATTTTTGAGAGAAtgatttattgttattgtgcATCAGTAATCCATCTGTGTTAATACAACAGGGCGACATAGCTAAAAGCCTATTTCATCCAGACTGCCGCTGTGTTAATGCCACGGTGACTGaacactcatctacacacatctaataacacacCGAATTAATTACGGGTCTACTGTGCCTTTTCACACACTAATGAATTGGAATGCTGTGTGTGACGGCTGGTGTAACtgacctttctgtgtggagtacGTATGGAGTTTCTATGTGCACAGAGCTGCCCCAATGCTAATGTGGACTGAAAGAATCAAGCACTAAAAGAGCCTTGCATAATGCATTCTTGACCCTCAAATGCTCCGGTTTCTTCAATTATTTATTAGCAGACTATCCCAACATTTTTCTTCCTAATCTCTGTCCATTGGAAACCTACTCACTTAAAACACTCCTGTAATGCAAGTCTAAGGACATTTGTCAATAATGTACACATTCAAAATGACAGTATAACAAGAATAAGACATGAAATTCTTTCCGAAGTGGTTCTTAGCTCCAACTTTCCAATGCTGGAATAATATCATCATTTTTCTTCAGTATACCTGTGGTAGCGGAAGTGGAGTCTATCCCGGGAATACACGCTAGATGGGAAGTCAGTCTGAAAGACCAAATTATACAGATTTAGCACTTAATCAACAAATACTTTTGACTGAAGAATCCATGAGAGCATTTTCCAGTGATAAGTGCATCGCATAAACTTTCCTTGTAAGTGGGTTTTGAGAAAATGGGGTTTCCTTCATTTCTCATCACAGGGgaaatattacactgtaattatatAGAACTCTAATTGCTTTTACATAGCCATGAGGGGCTTGAGGTAGGATGAAATTCTTTGTAATTTTGTTAAAATGTGATTTCGGGGTCCAAGACACAAAGTGGTAGGTATCTCTAATCTCTTAGATGACTAGTGGTGTTGTGGAAGAAATAATTAATTTTGCCATATAAGAATGTTGTTCTCAAGAGGGCGAGCGAGGCAGAAAGTCCACGCTGGTACATGCTTCAGGTTGTGAGACATCAGCCAAAGCGTGTCTGTGTTTGGACCAAGCTCTACATGGACTTTCCTGCATCAAGCTGAGATAGAGCGATACAGGGACTTGCGCAGCACTGGATTGGGCTCGGTGTGTCTGGACGAGTGTTTAGTCATGCTGGCTGCACACTCTCAGCATGGCTAGACTTTCAGAATGaagctctcctcctcctcctctgtcaAGGGCGAACGGATTTAATCCTGCCAGGAGAGAGACATGTGGGACTGAGATTCAGgtggcagagtgtgtgtgtgtgtgtgtgtgtgggtagggCAGTGGGTGTGTGGGATACTGATCTCTCTTAATTCTGCAGTTGCCAGATCTGCCACTCTGTCTCTAAATAAGATGAATGATGCAGGGCTGTGAGTAAAGCAGTGAAGGGGGGAGGGAGGCAGGGGAAAATGGAGTCTGCTGGAGCATGGAGGGGGTCTCTGTGTAGGGAAATTATTCCTGTCTGTAGAATGGAAGGTTGTGTCAGGACAGGGGCTGTGGATCAGCAAGGGCAGCGACTATTCAGAAGAGGCTAGTGATTAAATCCAGCCAATCATACCCGAGACACAAAATGTGTGTCTGCTTGGAAATATTTTACAAACTGAATAGATAAAGTGTGTTGAATCCTTCAGGAGGCATCAGAACTGCTAGAAGGGATGGGGCATTAAATTTGCGGATGAGGCAGGTGTGAAACCGAGAAAAGGCACAGCGATGTCAAGCTCAGCCATCTGGAAAAGTCAAATCCAAAGCTGTGGCCTCTCAGCACCAGCTTGTGAAAATGATGGAGTAGGGCATGATCTAATATAATAACCCCATGCCGACTGGAACTTGTGGCTCTAgtgtgaattttttaaaaagctgttttaaaaaattctcaGCTTTAAGTTGTATTAAAACAGCTGAAAAGATACAGTAGCTCAACACTGTGACCTACACCAGAAACAAAATTGAATTGCATTACTTTAGCTTAAATTTGATTTATGTcatgagaaaaaaatacaaacactaaGCCTGGCCCTGACCATAACAAAATTTTGTATTTGTTCACAAATTAAGtagaaaaaatgacaaatgtCCCTATTAGTGAATTAATTTTAACCAACAGCAGCCATTTCTAAATCTTAGCTTTGTTgtattagtttagttttttcCTCTCTAATTTAAAAAAGCTCAATTAAGTGTCACTCTTCCATGAGATCGGACCAGATGGATTAGCTTTCACTCCCCAAGCGTAAATGCCTTGGGTGTCCATGACCTTCTCCCTGGTTCACCGGTTGTCCTTTCCTTTACCAcatttggtaggtactaaccgcTGCATACTAGGAACACCCCAAAAGACCTGCTGCTTTGGAGACACTCTGAGAatcccagtcatctagccatcacggTGTGACCCTTGTCAAAGACGCTCATGCTCCTCACACTTGCccacttttcctgcttccaGCATATCAACCTTGAGACCTGCTTTTTTCACATCCTGCCGAATATATCCCAGCTCTTGACAGCTGCCAATGTAACGAGATAATcgatgttattcacttcacctgtcagtggttttaaagtTAAAGCTGATCAGGGAATGTGCTACATGCGAGTCACACAAGAGAGACGGATTAGAGGTATTTGTCTCTGGTTTCATGTGCTACACAGCAGATGAGTTTGACCCTGCAGTAGCATTAAGCAGAGCAGAGAGCTCAGAGAGAAAcgaggagagacagacagacagacactggaCTCCAATATCAAACCATCCACACCAGATATGTAAAAAAAGAGGCTTGAACAAAGCAAACTGGTGTTTTTTTGAGGAGAGAGCagctttttctatttttacttGAATACCAGTGACATGAAGTGGCTTTATTTGGTTGCTTTGCTCCTCTGTGTCTCTACAGGTACTGTCTGgcatgtttgtttatctgtaatttaatttaaaatcaaTATGAAACATGCTGAGATGTAAAGCGTGCGCACGCATGGTTGCATTTATATATAGTGCTTTATTTAatggatgcaaaaaaaaagtaataggTGTTTAAAACTAATtcttagttgttgttttttttatgaatgaaaGGTCAAGCCTATCAGATTTAACAAAATGCATCAAAACACATAATGTGTGATGGACAAGATAACCAGagagaagtaggaaattgttctaaacatttttccacataaTTGAGGATGTTGACCTATGACACAAGCTAGACCTTTTCCTCATATATTTCACAGAAGTGTAAGACTTTATCTGGAGATCTATATATAGACATTAACTTCCACAATTGTCCTTAACCAAAGTTCTTATTACATATTTACCCTTTTTTATCATTATATCACATCCATAagatatatataattacatacaAGGAGCCATAGTATTTACAGTGTAAAAATATCTCAACTCGGAGGTGAAAGAAGAGCTGTAATGTCCGTTTGTGGTAGGAGAGATGGAATATCACTCTGTTTTTAGCCTGCATGACACGTTCATTTGATTGACAGCTTCAGATGGCCAAATAACGCAAGTGACTTTCTTTATTGCCCTTGTGGAGATCTACAGATTGTTGTGACTGGTTTATATGAATGAACGCAGCTCTTGATCAAAGGCCAGGCAGATAATAATTGAATTATTTGTGCATCATAATTAAAAGTAACTCATTTTCACTGCAATAATTGCCTTAtgtaaatttatttcatttaaatgccACACTTGTCTCAAATCTAGTcagaaaattgaaataaaaaatgttaatggTATGCTGGGAATTGCTGACATGAGATACTAGTGGAAACTATGAGAGCTCTTCCGGGTAACTTGAaccctgatgaaatattcaCACGTTTGTTTTGGGTTGGTCTCCAGCAGTGTGAGAAATCAGGCTGGCAGAATCTCATACATTATACCTTAAACCTCCAACTCTGCTTCCATTTCACTTTGTTTACAGGGATCAGATTAGCACTGCCTGAATCCTATCCAGtaatatttctattaataaatcacttttttttttatttgtgtagcagttttatttgtatagcactgcCACAAAAACATGTTTACAGCAAACTGGGTGTCAGAAATCATGAAATCTAGTGTTGATTAACTGATTCAGAGACAAAATTAGAGACTCTGTTTCCAACTGAACTGCGAACAGCCAGTGCTTacatagtgtctgtgtgttttgtatcaAGCAGGGCTGGTGTGCTGCTCAGAAGAAGAGACTCGTCTAGTGCAAAAACTCTTTACCGGGTATAATAAAGTGGTCAGACCTGTCAATCACTTTAAAGAGGCTGTGGTGGTCACTGTAGGACTGCAGTTAATCCAGCTTATTAGTGTGGTATGATTCATTGTGCCATCACAATTACTCCAATTTCCTatacaattttattatttatcacacCATGATGAAATTTTAAATACTCATTAGTTGGTAATCAATAGATCAGGCCAATATATCTGCTTTTTTAAGCTGGAAATAAACAGTAAAGCCCTTTTTCTGACAGGATGAAGTCAACCAAATTGTCACAACCAACGTACGTCTGAAACAGGTACTTTGTTTTAATttgaatcattattatttactaaGGAGCTCACACTTCATCTTAATATATTCTCTTCaaggattttgtgtgtgtgtgtgtgtgtgtgtgtttcatgatGATTATTCAATCCTTTCACTTTCCTTTAGCAATGGAAAGATGTGAACCTGCACTGGAACCCAGAGGAGTATGGAGGAATAAAAAAGATCCGAATTCCGTGCACTGACATCTGGAGACCTGACCTCGTCCTCTATAACAAGTATGACGATAgatctgcttttattttaatcttcttTATTTCAACACATGTATGTGAAATGAGAAGACAATGTGAGTGCTGTGACTATTGCTCTGGGTGTAGGTTTGTGGATGTGTTTGCATGAAGCCTGGTTACTATATTGGGTtgaaaaggaggaaagaagcTCACATGTAGCATCCGACTAAATCTAGACATTTCCATTTACCATATTTAGCATAAGCCCTGCTTCAGGACAGCTTTCAGAAGTACTGTGTGTCTCCACCAAAAACATGCTTGTGGTAGTACAAATAGGTCGAAGTACCATTAGGCTTTTAGAACGTTTGTGTAGgtttatactacacactgcatcacacacacacacacacacagcaatttgTTTGTCTGAGAGAAACAgctgtggactgtgtgtgtgtgtgtgtgtacgtgtgtgagagagaaacctGTGCTAATTGCAGTGCTGGTTGCCTGGCATGTGATGGCTCAAGGCACACCATGTCCTCTTCTGTTTTCATTCACTTctccttttcccttttctctttcttctttctactGTTTCCCAGTAATGGTCTTAGAAATAACTTGGGATccgttttaaaaaaaaagaaacaattcaACCTCACACTTTGTCACTCTAGAGACTCGCAATGTAGATTTCTTTCTCTAGATGATTACTAGAACTTCTAAATGGTGTTTCTTTCCCTCTTCTTTTTTGTACCTCAATAGTGCTGACGGTGACTTTGCCATCGTGCATGAGACCAAAGTTCTGCTAGAATATACAGGAATGATCACCTGGAACCCGCCCGCCATCTTTAAGAGCTACTGCGAGATCATTGTGCTTCACTTCCCCTTTGACTTGCAGAACTGCACCATGAAACTCGGAACATGGACATTTGATGGAAATCTTGTCATCATCAACCCTGTAATAACATCATCATGTTACTGAGTAGCTCATTCATTGCTTCATTTATTGTGGTTTAAGGTGCAAAGAAAATCTGTGAAAGGAAGGAAATGTTCTCAGTGTTTTTAGGGTGGAGCTGGGTTGGCTTGCATTTGCACATGTAAAAGAGTAGGCAATatctagaaaataaaatagaaatgaaaaaaggTATTGGAGaaatacaatatataacaaAGAAGAACTGCTCGGAGTACTTTAATGGCAAGTTGCGTGACTTATTATGTACTAAACCAACACTATATACAGACATTTCCTGGAATCATATAAAACTGCTGATTTTATCTGTTGTAAATTCCAATTTTACAAGATGCATGTATCAGCTATTGTATAAAAGTTCATGATTTAATAGACCCATTCTGAATTATAAAGACAATTTATGTTATTGATCATAACTTCAGCTTAGTCAACCTCAATTAAATCTCAGTTGAGCAACTTCTGATCCATTCACACCCTGTCAGTTCACTGCCACATAAATTGAATTACCTCATCTGCGGAGCCTCTAATATGATCGATCgtcttgtctgtctctcaggaCAACGATCGGCCAGACCTGAGTAACTTCATGGAGAGCGGCGAGTGGATAATGAAGGACTACCAGAGCTGGAAGCACTGGGTTTATTATGCCTGTTGTCAAGACACTCCATACCTGGATATCACCTACCACTTCCTCTTGCTGAGACTGCCGCTCTACTTCATCGTCAATGTGATCATCCCATGcatccttttctctttcctgACTGGCCTGGTCTTCTACCTGCCTACAGACTCAGGTATGATCTTGCCTCTAACACACTGTTATGTGGATGGGTAAGTAAACAGAACAGGCACTGGTGCTTGGATGAATACCAGGTTGGCTGAATGAATTTAATAGCATATGTGACTGACACAAACAGCCTGCATCTCATGTCAGTGACAGTGATGTATATGTAAGATGCGTGTGTATGTAGAAGCCATGCTCTGTGTCTCATCATGTCTTTCCGTCTGACTTTGTTGTTTTATTCATCACACATCGCTCTCGGTCTCATGCTTTCAGGAAGTGCTTGACTAGATGCCTGAGTGAGATAAGGGCTCTTAATTTGGTGTATCATCAAATAAAACCCGAGTTAATAATCAGTGGTGTGATCCTAATTTTCCTACTGCTCCATTTGCCACATTCTTTATGCAAGGTTGTATGGTTATGCATTGATTTGTAGGTTTATGTTTGAGATTTTCCTGATTAGCAATATGAATAAGTGTTTCAGTGACTTTGGCTGGAACAGTCACCGAAAgggcacaacacacacacacacacacacacatgcacacgttagtgtcagtgttgattCATCAGCTTAAGTAGCAGTCTCCTTGTTCAGTGGACCATGATAAAGGCAATAGTGCAATCTCCATAATCAGCACACAGTCTCTTCTGTGTAATAGCTCATGCTTGGAGAATCCTAAAGAGCTGACCAGCGCTGAAATGAACCCTTACTGAACTCCCCAGACTCATTGGCTCCTGCACACTTGCATTCCTCAATATTTATAACTGTGCACCTTTCCTATTAGTTTCCCTGCAGTCATTTAATAATTCATAGAAGTTAAAATGcataactgaataataagctGAGATTTGAAGAG
This DNA window, taken from Hemibagrus wyckioides isolate EC202008001 linkage group LG06, SWU_Hwy_1.0, whole genome shotgun sequence, encodes the following:
- the LOC131355139 gene encoding acetylcholine receptor subunit alpha-like isoform X2, which encodes MKWLYLVALLLCVSTGLVCCSEEETRLVQKLFTGYNKVVRPVNHFKEAVVVTVGLQLIQLISVDEVNQIVTTNVRLKQQWKDVNLHWNPEEYGGIKKIRIPCTDIWRPDLVLYNNADGDFAIVHETKVLLEYTGMITWNPPAIFKSYCEIIVLHFPFDLQNCTMKLGTWTFDGNLVIINPDNDRPDLSNFMESGEWIMKDYQSWKHWVYYACCQDTPYLDITYHFLLLRLPLYFIVNVIIPCILFSFLTGLVFYLPTDSGEKMTLSISVLLSLTVFLLVIVELIPSTSSAVPLIAKYILFTMIFVIASIIITVIVINTHHRSPSTHTMPAWVRKIFIETIPNYMFFSAMKRPSVDKHAKTIFSPDLDISDISGKPMPTAVPFQSPITKNPDVRSAIEGVKYIAETMKSDEESNNACDEWKFVAMVLDHILLCVFMAVCIIGTLAVFAGRLIELSLSG
- the LOC131355139 gene encoding acetylcholine receptor subunit alpha-like isoform X1; this encodes MKWLYLVALLLCVSTAGLVCCSEEETRLVQKLFTGYNKVVRPVNHFKEAVVVTVGLQLIQLISVDEVNQIVTTNVRLKQQWKDVNLHWNPEEYGGIKKIRIPCTDIWRPDLVLYNNADGDFAIVHETKVLLEYTGMITWNPPAIFKSYCEIIVLHFPFDLQNCTMKLGTWTFDGNLVIINPDNDRPDLSNFMESGEWIMKDYQSWKHWVYYACCQDTPYLDITYHFLLLRLPLYFIVNVIIPCILFSFLTGLVFYLPTDSGEKMTLSISVLLSLTVFLLVIVELIPSTSSAVPLIAKYILFTMIFVIASIIITVIVINTHHRSPSTHTMPAWVRKIFIETIPNYMFFSAMKRPSVDKHAKTIFSPDLDISDISGKPMPTAVPFQSPITKNPDVRSAIEGVKYIAETMKSDEESNNACDEWKFVAMVLDHILLCVFMAVCIIGTLAVFAGRLIELSLSG